A stretch of Microtus pennsylvanicus isolate mMicPen1 chromosome 5, mMicPen1.hap1, whole genome shotgun sequence DNA encodes these proteins:
- the LOC142851021 gene encoding interferon-induced transmembrane protein 1-like encodes MPKEQQVMGPLRGPHSSTSAPTTTINMPAEISTPDHVIWSTFNALFLNFCCLGFIAYAHSVKSRDRKMVGDVTGAKAYASTAKCLNICALVFSSIMIIVFIALYASKFSSGAF; translated from the exons ATGCCTAAGGAGCAGCAAGTCATGGGTCCGCTGAGGGGTCCCCACAGCTCAACTTCTGCACCAACCACCACAATCAACATGCCTGCTGAGATCTCCACGCCGGATCACGTGATCTGGTCCACATTCAATGCACTCTTCCTGAACTTCTGCTGCCTGGGTTTCATAGCATATGCCCACTCTGTGAAG TCCAGGGACAGGAAGATGGTGGGCGATGTGACCGGGGCAAAGGCCTACGCCTCCACTGCCAAGTGCCTGAACATCTGCGCCCTGGTCTTCAGCAGCATCATGATCATTGTCTTCATTGCTCTTTACGCCAGCAAATTTAGTTCTGGGGCCTTCTAG